A genomic region of uncultured Roseibium sp. contains the following coding sequences:
- a CDS encoding carbohydrate ABC transporter permease — protein MTTQIFHDTEADRAFRAKRISGRILIYGILIVWAFISIFPIYWTITTSFKMAPDVMKGNMVPWWDYIPKWLGWRSLGLSPDTIANESTVREEFLKRFWNSTVVAVSASALAVMLGSMTAYGLSRFNYRFGFMRNPDISFFFLSQLILPPVVLALPFLVLYKSLAMLDTRIGLILLYTLTVLPIVIWIMRDQFGSIPTELEEAALVDGLSIWGAFLTIILPIALPGMVASFILSLVLTWNEYFFAALLTSSHATTLPVMVASQTGSQGISWWSMAALSFAAILPLIIIGIALERFIIKGMAAGAVK, from the coding sequence ATGACGACCCAGATTTTCCACGACACAGAGGCAGACCGGGCATTCAGGGCCAAACGGATATCGGGACGAATTCTGATCTACGGGATCCTGATCGTCTGGGCGTTCATTTCGATCTTTCCGATCTACTGGACAATCACGACAAGCTTCAAGATGGCGCCCGACGTCATGAAGGGGAACATGGTGCCCTGGTGGGATTACATCCCCAAATGGCTCGGATGGCGCTCGCTCGGACTGTCGCCCGACACGATTGCGAACGAGAGCACGGTTCGCGAAGAGTTCCTGAAGCGGTTCTGGAATTCCACCGTGGTTGCGGTCTCCGCTTCCGCGCTCGCGGTCATGCTCGGCAGCATGACGGCGTATGGCCTGTCGCGGTTCAACTACCGTTTCGGATTCATGCGCAACCCGGACATTTCGTTCTTCTTCCTGAGCCAGCTCATTCTGCCGCCTGTCGTGCTCGCACTTCCCTTTCTGGTGCTCTACAAATCCCTTGCAATGCTGGATACGCGCATAGGCCTCATTCTGCTCTATACGCTGACCGTTCTGCCCATCGTCATCTGGATCATGCGGGATCAGTTCGGGTCCATTCCGACCGAACTTGAAGAAGCGGCGCTGGTCGATGGCCTGTCTATCTGGGGGGCTTTCCTGACCATCATCCTGCCCATCGCGCTACCCGGCATGGTCGCGTCGTTCATCCTGTCGCTCGTCCTGACGTGGAACGAGTATTTCTTTGCGGCGCTCCTGACGTCAAGCCACGCCACGACCCTGCCGGTGATGGTCGCGAGCCAGACCGGATCGCAGGGCATAAGCTGGTGGTCCATGGCGGCCCTCAGTTTCGCGGCCATTCTGCCGCTGATCATCATCGGGATCGCGCTGGAACGCTTCATTATCAAGGGCATGGCTGCCGGCGCGGTGAAATGA
- the rbsK gene encoding ribokinase — MSLDIVILGVFVADTAYRASRPPKMGETILGKSFALGPGGKGSNQAVAAGMAGAKVGMLTKLGIDPFADMALATWSKAGVTSLASQHADGYTGAAYIFIDDATGDNAIIVCPGIAASLGPSDIDAQKDALKTCKVFLTQLEQPLETAEYALDVARNTGATTILNPAPAAELPDSMLALCDYVTPNESETEAITGLSVQTVEDATKAAEELIRRGARAAIITLGENGCLFHDGADAVHVPAMSAGPVLETTGAGDAFNGGFAAGLAQGMSPLEAIRFGTATASISVTRQGTAPSMPARAEIKDLLRQNAG; from the coding sequence ATGAGTTTGGACATCGTCATATTGGGTGTCTTTGTCGCGGACACTGCCTACCGCGCGTCGCGGCCGCCCAAGATGGGTGAAACCATTTTGGGCAAGTCCTTTGCACTCGGACCGGGTGGCAAGGGTTCCAACCAGGCGGTTGCGGCCGGCATGGCCGGTGCCAAGGTCGGCATGCTGACCAAACTCGGCATCGATCCGTTCGCGGACATGGCCCTGGCAACATGGTCGAAAGCCGGGGTGACATCGCTGGCCTCGCAGCATGCGGACGGATACACCGGCGCCGCCTACATCTTTATTGACGATGCCACCGGCGACAACGCCATCATCGTGTGCCCGGGCATCGCGGCCAGTCTGGGGCCATCCGACATTGATGCCCAAAAAGACGCTCTCAAGACCTGTAAAGTTTTTCTCACGCAGCTCGAACAACCGCTGGAAACCGCCGAATATGCCTTGGACGTGGCCAGGAATACCGGCGCCACAACGATCCTGAACCCGGCACCGGCCGCAGAGCTGCCGGATTCCATGCTCGCGCTTTGCGACTATGTCACGCCGAACGAATCGGAGACCGAAGCCATCACCGGGCTGAGCGTCCAAACCGTTGAAGACGCCACGAAGGCCGCCGAAGAGCTGATCAGGCGCGGCGCAAGGGCTGCGATCATCACGCTAGGCGAGAACGGATGCCTGTTTCATGACGGTGCGGACGCGGTGCACGTTCCCGCCATGTCGGCAGGACCCGTCCTTGAGACCACGGGGGCCGGCGACGCGTTCAACGGCGGCTTTGCAGCCGGCCTTGCACAGGGCATGTCTCCCCTGGAGGCGATCCGGTTCGGGACCGCAACGGCGTCCATTTCCGTCACGAGGCAGGGCACGGCCCCATCGATGCCCGCCCGCGCGGAAATTAAGGACCTGTTGCGGCAAAATGCCGGCTGA
- the ugpC gene encoding sn-glycerol-3-phosphate ABC transporter ATP-binding protein UgpC: MAEVAVKQVRKSYGDTEVIHGIDVGISDGEFVVLVGPSGCGKSTLLRMIAGLEEITSGDIHIGERRVNNLPPNERDIAMVFQSYALYPHKTVEANMGFSLKLKKMDKAAIKKRVADAAEILGLTPYLGRYPRALSGGQRQRVAMGRAIVRDPQVFLFDEPLSNLDAKLRVQMRTEIRELHQRLQTTTVYVTHDQIEAMTMADKIVVLNGGNVEQIGSPLDLYDRPKNSFVASFIGSPAMNLIDGKIETSGADGVQISVGGNLLELPGFGGLEPGRDVRLGVRPEHLRLADEGLPATVRVVEPTGPEIHVVFQFGAGELTAVFRERHALSTGDQVHLGIDTDHFHLFGSDDGLRIEP, encoded by the coding sequence ATGGCTGAAGTCGCTGTCAAGCAAGTGCGCAAAAGTTATGGCGATACCGAGGTTATTCACGGTATCGACGTGGGGATCTCGGATGGCGAGTTCGTGGTCCTTGTCGGACCGTCAGGATGCGGGAAATCGACCCTCTTGCGCATGATCGCCGGACTGGAGGAAATTACGTCCGGGGACATTCACATAGGGGAACGCAGGGTCAATAATTTGCCGCCTAACGAACGCGACATTGCCATGGTGTTCCAGTCCTATGCGCTTTATCCGCACAAGACAGTGGAAGCGAACATGGGGTTCTCGCTGAAGCTGAAAAAAATGGACAAGGCGGCGATCAAGAAACGCGTTGCGGACGCTGCGGAGATCCTTGGTCTCACACCCTATCTCGGGCGCTATCCGCGCGCACTTTCAGGAGGACAGCGGCAGCGGGTTGCGATGGGCCGTGCGATCGTTCGCGATCCGCAGGTGTTTCTGTTTGACGAACCGCTCTCGAACCTGGACGCGAAACTGCGCGTGCAGATGCGCACGGAGATCCGGGAACTGCATCAGCGACTGCAGACCACGACCGTCTACGTCACCCACGACCAGATTGAAGCCATGACCATGGCCGACAAGATCGTGGTTCTGAATGGCGGCAATGTTGAACAGATCGGAAGCCCGCTTGATCTGTACGACCGGCCCAAGAACAGCTTCGTTGCCAGTTTCATCGGATCGCCGGCAATGAACCTGATCGACGGCAAGATCGAGACATCCGGCGCGGACGGCGTTCAGATCTCCGTTGGCGGAAACCTGCTGGAATTGCCCGGATTTGGTGGACTGGAACCCGGCCGCGACGTGAGACTGGGCGTGCGCCCGGAGCATTTGCGGTTGGCAGACGAGGGCTTGCCCGCGACCGTGAGGGTTGTCGAGCCGACCGGTCCGGAAATCCATGTCGTTTTCCAGTTCGGGGCCGGAGAACTGACGGCCGTTTTCAGGGAACGGCACGCCCTGTCCACGGGGGACCAGGTCCATCTCGGGATAGACACAGACCACTTTCACCTGTTCGGGTCCGATGACGGACTGCGGATTGAACCATGA
- a CDS encoding extracellular solute-binding protein encodes MKVSDYNTIMRRQLNRRGLLKGAASVGAIAAVSSVATGIPFSSARAQSDLRAEILKIPGVGQGSPTDADWQKVGEMCLGPTKERVAEGEFEGVELTFMGLNNQNLHNFLFRGFLKPWEAYTGAKINWVDLAQADYNPRLQQAIATGTVDFDIIEMGAPFEGDTAGKGLLDEMPAWVEEQIDAEDLVSYLKPPVGTWDGKKYRVTIDGDCHTFAYRTDYFGDGAIGGASVPRTWQDVNTVTKALIGKEDPLTGLPAHGYLDPLKGWGGFGFYFLENRAAVYAKHPDDPAWLFDPDTMTPLVNNPAWVQAIQDVLDLIEAGAYPADQINADPGTTGFQQFLAGTGSMLMWWGDIGSSARTSDTSVVGDVVGFGINPGSDRVYNRKSGAWEETYNEAPNMAYLGWGIYVTKRVSGDEKKRKAAWSAAAHLGGKDISLWMSAYPSGFQPYRNSHFQFDEWEAAGYDRAYIEDYLGSNADSYNHPNAAIEPRIPGIFQYYSVAEDELAKGYAGQYGSAQEIGDAIAAAWEKITDQIGRENQIKLYKASLGL; translated from the coding sequence GTGAAAGTTAGCGATTACAATACGATAATGCGTCGTCAGCTAAACCGGCGCGGTTTGCTCAAGGGCGCCGCGAGCGTCGGTGCGATTGCCGCCGTGAGCTCGGTTGCGACCGGCATCCCTTTCAGTTCGGCCAGGGCCCAGTCGGATCTGCGCGCTGAAATTCTCAAAATCCCGGGCGTCGGCCAAGGGTCGCCAACAGACGCCGACTGGCAGAAGGTCGGCGAGATGTGCCTCGGCCCGACGAAGGAGCGCGTAGCGGAAGGTGAGTTCGAGGGTGTCGAGCTGACCTTCATGGGGCTCAACAACCAGAATCTCCACAATTTCCTGTTTCGCGGTTTCCTGAAGCCGTGGGAAGCCTACACGGGCGCGAAGATCAACTGGGTTGACCTCGCCCAGGCGGACTACAATCCGCGTCTGCAACAGGCGATCGCGACCGGCACCGTCGACTTCGACATCATCGAAATGGGTGCGCCTTTCGAGGGTGACACGGCCGGCAAGGGCCTTCTCGACGAGATGCCCGCCTGGGTCGAAGAACAGATCGATGCGGAAGATCTCGTGAGCTATCTCAAGCCGCCCGTCGGCACGTGGGATGGAAAGAAATACCGGGTTACCATCGACGGCGACTGCCATACGTTCGCTTACCGGACCGACTACTTCGGCGACGGTGCGATCGGCGGTGCGTCCGTTCCGAGAACCTGGCAGGACGTCAATACCGTCACCAAGGCGCTGATCGGCAAGGAAGACCCGCTGACCGGACTGCCCGCGCACGGATATCTTGATCCGCTGAAGGGCTGGGGCGGCTTCGGCTTCTACTTCCTGGAAAACCGGGCGGCGGTCTATGCCAAGCATCCCGATGATCCGGCATGGCTGTTCGACCCGGACACGATGACGCCATTGGTCAACAACCCGGCCTGGGTCCAGGCGATCCAGGACGTGCTCGACCTCATCGAAGCCGGTGCCTACCCGGCTGACCAGATCAACGCGGACCCGGGGACGACAGGTTTCCAGCAGTTCCTTGCGGGAACGGGTTCCATGCTGATGTGGTGGGGCGATATCGGGTCCAGTGCACGGACATCCGATACCTCGGTTGTCGGCGACGTTGTCGGCTTCGGCATCAATCCGGGTTCCGACCGCGTCTACAACAGGAAGTCGGGTGCGTGGGAAGAAACCTACAACGAAGCGCCGAACATGGCCTATCTCGGCTGGGGCATTTACGTGACCAAGCGGGTGTCGGGCGACGAGAAGAAGCGCAAGGCCGCGTGGAGTGCGGCGGCACATCTCGGCGGCAAGGACATCAGCCTCTGGATGTCGGCCTATCCGTCCGGCTTCCAGCCGTACCGCAACTCCCACTTCCAGTTCGACGAGTGGGAAGCAGCCGGCTACGACCGGGCCTATATCGAAGACTATCTGGGCTCGAACGCGGACAGCTACAATCATCCGAATGCGGCCATCGAGCCCCGGATCCCGGGCATCTTCCAGTACTATTCGGTGGCGGAGGACGAACTGGCCAAAGGCTACGCCGGCCAGTACGGATCGGCTCAGGAAATCGGCGATGCAATCGCGGCTGCCTGGGAGAAGATCACCGACCAGATCGGCCGGGAGAACCAGATCAAGCTTTACAAGGCATCGCTTGGGCTGTGA
- a CDS encoding RbsD/FucU family protein, with protein MLKGIDPRLNADVLHCLRAMGHGDAIVISDTNFPSDSVARNTVYGSLLRMENLSAAEAIEAILSVLPLDTFVDDFAMRMEIVGAPDEIPDVQSEVQEKIDTAEGGSRPMIGIERFAFYDLARQSYAVIQTGERRFYGCFVLRKGVIGPDQ; from the coding sequence ATGCTGAAAGGGATTGATCCGAGACTGAACGCCGATGTCCTTCACTGTTTGCGGGCCATGGGCCATGGAGACGCGATCGTCATTTCCGACACGAATTTCCCGTCGGACAGCGTTGCCCGAAACACCGTTTACGGGTCGCTGTTGCGGATGGAAAATCTCAGCGCCGCCGAGGCGATAGAAGCGATCCTGTCCGTGCTCCCGCTGGATACCTTTGTCGACGATTTCGCGATGCGGATGGAAATTGTCGGCGCGCCGGATGAGATCCCGGACGTGCAGAGCGAAGTTCAGGAAAAGATCGACACAGCCGAGGGCGGTTCCCGCCCCATGATCGGTATCGAACGTTTCGCGTTTTACGATCTGGCGCGCCAGAGCTACGCCGTGATCCAGACCGGGGAGCGGCGCTTTTACGGCTGCTTCGTGCTGCGCAAAGGTGTGATTGGACCGGACCAATGA
- a CDS encoding FGGY-family carbohydrate kinase, which produces MTYTLGVDIGTYETKGVLVDAAGTVAATARHAHEMTVPQPGWAEHRPEEDWWGDFVTVTRDLIRQAGVNGDQIRCIACSAIGPCMLPVGKDGSPLMNGVLYGVDTRAMSEVSDLTDRIGNDVLLQRCGNALTSQSVGPKILWLKNNRPDIYEQAHKILTSTSFIVHRLTGDYVIDHYTAANFSPLYDVTTQDWCFDLAPEILDPDKLPRLLWSSEVAGRVTSRAAAETGLAEGTPVTAGTIDAAAEALSVGVRSNGDMMMMYGSTIFIITLTEDRVQDGRLWYAPWLFPGQHASMAGLATSGTLTHWFRDQFARELPKETAFLTLAQEAEAIAPGADGLLFLPYFSGERTPLHDPHAKGTFFGLNLTHTRGHMYRALLEGITFGTAHVVETYREAGVEPARILAVGGGTKNAVWLQGTSDTSGLSQIVCQKTVGASYGDAFLARLAIGEAQIDDIAAWNPVSQTIHPNEVQSYRKAYPLFRRLYEQTKDIAAELG; this is translated from the coding sequence ACGCCCACGAAATGACCGTGCCGCAGCCCGGTTGGGCGGAACACCGGCCGGAAGAGGACTGGTGGGGCGACTTCGTCACGGTCACCAGGGACCTCATCCGGCAAGCGGGCGTCAACGGCGACCAGATCAGGTGCATTGCCTGTTCGGCGATCGGCCCCTGCATGCTGCCGGTCGGCAAGGACGGCTCCCCACTGATGAACGGTGTGCTCTACGGCGTCGACACCAGGGCCATGAGCGAAGTGTCCGATCTCACGGACCGGATCGGCAATGACGTTCTGCTGCAACGGTGCGGCAACGCGCTCACGTCCCAGTCGGTCGGCCCGAAGATCCTGTGGCTGAAAAACAATCGTCCGGATATCTATGAACAGGCACACAAGATACTGACGTCGACCAGCTTCATCGTGCATCGGCTGACCGGTGACTATGTGATCGACCACTACACGGCCGCGAATTTTTCTCCGCTCTATGACGTGACCACGCAAGACTGGTGCTTCGATCTGGCCCCGGAAATCCTTGACCCGGACAAGCTGCCCCGATTGCTGTGGTCCTCAGAGGTCGCCGGCCGCGTGACCTCAAGAGCCGCCGCCGAAACAGGTCTTGCCGAAGGAACGCCCGTCACAGCGGGAACGATCGACGCGGCCGCGGAAGCTCTCAGCGTGGGTGTCCGGTCGAACGGCGACATGATGATGATGTACGGATCGACCATCTTCATCATCACGTTGACCGAGGACCGTGTTCAGGACGGGCGGCTCTGGTACGCGCCCTGGCTGTTTCCCGGTCAGCACGCGTCGATGGCGGGGCTTGCGACCTCCGGAACGCTGACGCACTGGTTTCGCGATCAGTTCGCGCGCGAACTGCCGAAGGAGACGGCATTCCTGACACTCGCGCAGGAAGCGGAGGCGATTGCCCCCGGCGCGGACGGGCTGCTGTTCTTGCCGTATTTTTCCGGGGAGCGGACGCCCTTGCACGATCCGCACGCGAAGGGGACTTTTTTCGGTCTGAACCTGACCCATACGCGCGGGCACATGTACAGGGCCCTTCTTGAGGGGATCACATTCGGAACGGCCCATGTTGTCGAGACCTATCGGGAGGCCGGTGTCGAACCGGCGCGCATCCTCGCCGTCGGCGGCGGAACGAAAAACGCCGTGTGGCTGCAGGGCACATCCGACACGTCCGGGCTGAGCCAGATCGTCTGCCAGAAAACCGTCGGCGCGAGTTACGGCGACGCATTCCTGGCACGGCTGGCAATCGGCGAAGCACAAATCGATGACATTGCCGCGTGGAACCCGGTCTCGCAGACGATCCATCCGAACGAGGTTCAAAGCTACCGCAAGGCCTATCCGCTGTTCCGCAGGCTCTACGAGCAAACCAAGGATATTGCCGCGGAGCTCGGTTAG
- a CDS encoding HlyD family type I secretion periplasmic adaptor subunit: MKNLTLSSQSRHVSHLERPERAGQKSAEPRIGALVFFGFLVMTAFFGGTAYWAHQAKLDGAVVAQASFVVDGNRKTVQHLDGGIVRDLLVTDGDFVEAGQPLVVFDSTEADVDLTVLGSQIGELAARRARLLAQINQAGVFRRSDVAVLIGESVPEVQWESSYLTQRRVFDTEARARASEKTVLDRRITALEDQIRGLEEQRQSNARQIEISKGELETLQPLFEKGLVTAVRMNSIRLDIERLVGLDAGLRTDQARARNEIGELELNAFSAEQQRLESISENLAAVEAQIAAVEPQFRGAVERQKRVVVNAPVSGTVVNMALHTLGGVVRPGEDILELVPQSEELIVEARINTSDIEKLWIGQPSRVRLSGFDLEEVPEANGKVFDVSADAVTDEKTGNAFYVARVRLDEHQPSGVAGLDLVPGMPADLFITTGERTVLSYLAQPLSNRLVRTFTE, from the coding sequence ATGAAAAACCTGACACTCTCTTCCCAAAGCCGCCACGTCTCTCATCTGGAGCGTCCGGAACGGGCCGGCCAAAAATCCGCCGAACCGCGTATCGGGGCGCTCGTCTTCTTCGGGTTCCTGGTCATGACGGCCTTCTTCGGCGGCACGGCTTACTGGGCTCATCAGGCAAAGCTCGACGGGGCCGTGGTCGCACAGGCGTCTTTCGTCGTCGACGGGAACCGCAAGACGGTTCAGCATCTGGATGGCGGCATCGTTCGCGATCTTCTGGTGACGGATGGCGATTTCGTCGAGGCCGGACAGCCGCTGGTCGTCTTCGACAGCACCGAAGCGGATGTCGACCTTACGGTGCTCGGCAGTCAGATCGGTGAACTGGCGGCACGACGCGCAAGGCTGCTCGCCCAGATCAACCAGGCGGGAGTGTTCCGCAGGAGCGATGTCGCCGTTCTGATCGGGGAAAGCGTTCCCGAGGTGCAGTGGGAGAGTTCCTACCTGACCCAAAGGCGGGTTTTCGATACTGAAGCCAGGGCGCGGGCCAGCGAGAAGACTGTGCTTGATCGCCGGATCACGGCTCTTGAAGACCAGATCCGGGGTCTTGAGGAGCAGCGGCAATCCAACGCCCGGCAGATCGAGATTTCCAAAGGAGAACTGGAAACGCTGCAGCCGCTGTTCGAGAAAGGCCTGGTGACGGCCGTCAGGATGAATTCCATCCGCCTGGACATCGAACGCCTTGTCGGACTGGATGCCGGTCTCAGGACCGATCAGGCCCGCGCGCGCAACGAAATCGGTGAGCTGGAGCTCAACGCGTTCAGCGCAGAGCAGCAGAGACTTGAATCGATTTCGGAAAACCTCGCCGCCGTCGAAGCACAGATTGCGGCAGTGGAGCCCCAGTTCAGGGGGGCTGTGGAACGTCAGAAACGTGTGGTCGTCAACGCACCCGTCAGTGGCACGGTGGTCAATATGGCGCTGCACACGCTCGGCGGTGTCGTCCGTCCCGGCGAGGACATACTGGAACTTGTTCCGCAGAGCGAAGAACTTATCGTCGAAGCGCGCATCAACACCTCCGATATCGAGAAGCTGTGGATCGGACAGCCCTCCAGGGTCAGGTTGAGCGGCTTCGATCTGGAAGAGGTGCCGGAAGCGAACGGCAAGGTCTTTGATGTGTCCGCCGATGCGGTGACCGACGAGAAAACCGGCAACGCCTTCTATGTTGCCAGGGTCAGGCTTGATGAACACCAGCCTTCCGGCGTGGCCGGGCTGGATCTTGTTCCGGGAATGCCGGCGGACCTGTTCATAACGACCGGGGAGCGCACCGTGCTGAGTTATCTTGCCCAGCCGCTCAGCAACAGACTGGTCAGGACGTTCACGGAGTAG
- a CDS encoding sugar ABC transporter permease, with protein sequence MSSEGDRLHVVTADDISEQRKRFGRILVWGSAGLLALVALLQAADQGGWIDLGFANWRPTLYAYIFWGICLCASQVITRGEHGKRTLFVLPATLFVVSMVVFPLLFGLVIAFSDWNLASPDGRKFNGIDNLRQMWSDPFYWNALRNMVWYTLAIIVEYAIAFGLALLLNAEIRARKFFRVAFLLPLMLSPVAVSWMIGKSMLENRFGPVARLLRELGVDNPSFFSSPEIAQLMIMLMDAWTYIPFMMIMILAGLQAIPRELNEAARVDGAGAWTQFWEVTFPLMLPVSITAILIRIIFKLKLADIIINVTSGGPGGATDSVTSFIFREYRDRSNVGYGTLLAIVYLVIIVIAMTLLIKAADRWMRPRY encoded by the coding sequence ATGAGTTCCGAAGGCGATCGGCTTCATGTTGTAACCGCCGACGATATTTCCGAACAACGCAAGCGTTTCGGGAGAATCCTGGTCTGGGGATCAGCAGGCCTGCTGGCACTTGTCGCACTTCTCCAGGCGGCTGACCAGGGCGGCTGGATCGACCTTGGGTTCGCGAACTGGCGGCCAACGCTCTATGCCTATATTTTCTGGGGCATCTGCCTGTGCGCATCGCAGGTGATCACGCGTGGTGAGCATGGCAAGCGGACGCTGTTCGTGCTTCCGGCCACGTTGTTCGTGGTCTCGATGGTCGTCTTTCCGCTTCTTTTCGGGCTGGTCATCGCATTCTCCGACTGGAACCTTGCGTCGCCCGACGGGCGGAAATTCAACGGAATAGACAATCTGCGGCAAATGTGGAGCGACCCGTTCTACTGGAACGCGCTGCGCAACATGGTCTGGTACACACTCGCGATCATCGTGGAGTATGCCATCGCCTTCGGTCTCGCCCTGCTGCTGAATGCGGAAATCAGGGCGCGCAAGTTCTTTCGCGTGGCATTCCTGCTGCCGCTCATGCTGTCCCCGGTTGCGGTGTCCTGGATGATCGGGAAATCGATGCTGGAAAACCGGTTCGGACCCGTGGCCAGGCTGTTGCGGGAGCTCGGTGTGGACAACCCCTCCTTCTTTTCGTCTCCCGAAATCGCCCAGCTGATGATCATGCTGATGGATGCCTGGACGTATATTCCCTTCATGATGATCATGATCCTTGCGGGCCTGCAGGCAATCCCGCGAGAGCTCAACGAAGCGGCGCGCGTCGACGGTGCCGGTGCGTGGACCCAGTTCTGGGAAGTCACGTTCCCGCTGATGCTACCGGTTTCCATCACAGCAATCCTGATCCGGATCATCTTCAAGCTGAAGCTCGCGGACATCATCATCAACGTCACGTCCGGAGGTCCCGGCGGGGCGACAGACAGCGTGACAAGCTTCATTTTCCGGGAATACCGCGACCGGTCCAATGTCGGCTACGGAACGCTTCTTGCCATTGTCTATCTGGTCATCATCGTCATCGCCATGACCCTCCTGATCAAGGCGGCGGACCGTTGGATGCGCCCGAGGTACTGA
- a CDS encoding type I secretion system permease/ATPase — protein MFRNISPVRHAWSSLSAGFAAIALFSMALNILALAAPLYMLQVYDRVLTSQNMDTLIALTLLLGGVLIVTGLLDWIRQRMLNRLGARFELKVGIPVLNAAMRRKVHGGRSDGDNTVEDVNGFRDFVSGSALLAFFDAPWIPVYICVLYILHPYLGHLGLAGAVVLTVLALLNNTRSHDTMIEAAEARRRSDTLYRAGEANAEIVHAMGMRGDLALRWRELQVEAHQLKTRVNDRISTFSVFSKTIRAALQSGILGLGGALAISGESSAGIMIAATIVLGRALAPIDQLIGQWRSFLAATGSYAKLRKLVHEYPADQQRLRLPKPQVSVSVAIQKAGPPAAQTATLSDIRMNLQAGDAVAVIGPSASGKTTLAKMLAGVWTPQRGSIRLDGNPTAKWDPEELGCNIGYLPQDIALFDGTVRENIARFAADIDDRLVLEAALAADVHDLVSNLPDGYDTRIGNGYFLSGGQRQRIALARALYGNPFLLVLDEPNSDLDSTGEAALQKAVRTTQERGGVVVMMTHRPSTLQVVDKVLVLNQGVQTAFGARDDVLRDTKRNVLPASRQKRNAISEDTKERAVQ, from the coding sequence ATGTTCCGCAATATCTCTCCCGTCCGGCACGCCTGGTCCTCACTCAGTGCCGGTTTTGCCGCAATTGCGCTCTTCAGCATGGCGCTCAACATTCTGGCCCTCGCAGCCCCGCTTTACATGCTTCAGGTCTATGACCGCGTTCTGACCAGCCAGAACATGGATACGCTCATCGCACTCACGCTGCTGCTCGGCGGTGTCCTTATCGTCACCGGCCTGCTCGACTGGATCCGGCAGCGGATGCTGAACCGGTTGGGCGCAAGATTTGAACTCAAGGTCGGCATTCCCGTCTTGAACGCGGCGATGCGGCGGAAGGTCCACGGCGGCCGGTCGGACGGCGACAATACCGTCGAAGATGTCAACGGCTTCAGGGACTTCGTCTCCGGAAGCGCGTTGCTGGCGTTTTTCGATGCGCCCTGGATCCCGGTCTATATCTGCGTGCTTTACATCCTTCACCCGTATCTGGGGCACCTGGGTTTGGCAGGCGCGGTTGTTCTGACCGTCCTTGCGCTGCTCAACAATACGCGCAGTCATGACACGATGATCGAAGCCGCCGAAGCCCGCAGGAGAAGCGACACGCTGTACAGGGCAGGCGAGGCGAATGCCGAAATCGTTCATGCAATGGGCATGCGCGGCGATCTTGCCCTCAGATGGCGTGAGCTTCAGGTCGAGGCCCATCAGCTGAAAACCAGGGTCAACGACCGTATTTCAACCTTTTCCGTTTTTTCCAAGACGATCCGGGCGGCCTTGCAGTCCGGCATCCTCGGTCTCGGTGGCGCGCTTGCCATCTCCGGTGAAAGTTCGGCCGGTATCATGATCGCGGCGACGATCGTGCTTGGCAGGGCGCTTGCACCGATCGACCAGTTGATCGGCCAGTGGCGCAGCTTTCTGGCGGCGACCGGATCCTACGCCAAGCTCAGGAAACTCGTGCATGAATATCCGGCGGACCAGCAACGTCTGCGATTGCCTAAGCCGCAGGTTTCCGTGAGTGTGGCGATCCAGAAGGCCGGGCCCCCGGCCGCGCAGACCGCGACCCTGTCGGATATCCGGATGAACCTTCAGGCCGGCGATGCGGTGGCGGTGATCGGGCCGAGCGCATCGGGCAAGACCACGCTCGCCAAGATGCTTGCCGGTGTCTGGACGCCGCAACGCGGCTCGATCCGGCTCGACGGCAACCCGACGGCCAAATGGGACCCAGAGGAACTGGGCTGCAATATCGGCTATCTGCCTCAGGACATCGCCCTGTTTGACGGTACGGTCAGGGAGAACATTGCCCGCTTTGCAGCAGATATCGACGATCGTCTCGTGCTGGAGGCGGCCCTGGCAGCCGACGTGCACGATCTCGTCTCCAATCTGCCGGACGGCTACGACACCCGCATCGGCAACGGCTATTTCCTGTCCGGCGGACAAAGGCAACGGATTGCGCTCGCCCGGGCTCTTTACGGAAATCCGTTTCTCCTGGTGCTCGACGAGCCCAATTCAGATCTCGATTCAACGGGAGAGGCGGCCCTTCAAAAAGCGGTGCGCACCACCCAGGAACGCGGCGGTGTCGTCGTGATGATGACCCATCGACCGAGCACCCTGCAGGTGGTCGACAAGGTGCTCGTGCTCAATCAGGGCGTTCAGACCGCCTTTGGAGCCCGGGATGACGTTTTGCGTGACACGAAGCGGAATGTTCTGCCTGCAAGCCGGCAAAAACGGAATGCAATCAGCGAAGATACCAAGGAAAGGGCCGTCCAATGA